The following is a genomic window from Bacillus sp. FJAT-52991.
GGAGAACAAAGAGTGAGCATCAAAAAACTTACATGGCTCGCGCTATTCATCGCCATGTCTGTTGTGGGCGGAATGATCAAAGTACCAGCCGTTGTTGCTAGTGTGGCTCTTGATTCCTTTCCTGCTCTCTTAGCAGCGGGGCTCCTTGGGGCAGGGCCAAGTGCCTTGGTCGCTGCCTTTGGTCATCTCACATCCGCCGTCATTGGCGGATTGCCCCTTGGCCCGTTTCACATACTTATCGCCCTTGAGATGGCCGCCGTTGTTTGGATCTTTGCAAAGATGTACCAATCAGGTAAAAAAGTATCGGCGGTTATCACATTTGTTTTTCTCAATAGCATCGTTTCAC
Proteins encoded in this region:
- a CDS encoding ECF transporter S component, giving the protein MSIKKLTWLALFIAMSVVGGMIKVPAVVASVALDSFPALLAAGLLGAGPSALVAAFGHLTSAVIGGLPLGPFHILIALEMAAVVWIFAKMYQSGKKVSAVITFVFLNSIVSPAPFIFIMGWGFYVGVLPSLLIASIINVGLAIVALPRLQSIMNKIIYRGEAKA